Genomic segment of Coregonus clupeaformis isolate EN_2021a chromosome 34, ASM2061545v1, whole genome shotgun sequence:
AGTGTACACCCTGAACACATCAACTCTTCAGTTGTAATTGAATAGTAATCAAATGATCTATATTCAAATTATGTAATGGGTAATTAGTAACCACAAACTCTGAAGTACCAAACATTTAGTATTTATTAAAAGAAGTCAGTCAACCACTGGGCACAGCAAATAAGTGCTATGAAGTCACAGACCTAGGATATGAGAATAGGAGGCTTTATGCCCCTAGAGGAATAACTCCAATAAAGCTGGAAGATATGTCCTGGAGGGCTGTACACAGACAGCACTGCTGATCTTCGGCTTCAGACTGACCAATAGCTATCAGGGAGAAGGGAATCAACAATACATTGGCCCACAATAGTTGGAAGTGAATGTACCTTTCCTAGGGGATATTGATTGGTCTTTGACACACAAAAAACATGTAAAGGCACATTTGGACTGAACAAAGAGACCATGAGCGCAACGAGAAGCTCAACCCCAATACCCTGAAAGTCTTTACCCTAAAGTAAACCGAGCAGATAATTATGTCGAAAGGCTGTGTTGTCTCTGCTGCTCACCTGAGTCGACATTTGCGTTTGGAATGGCGGATGATACAGTAGCGGTTCTGAGTGTAGAAGTAGTCATGGTACGGAACGTCGTGTGTGTAGACCTCAGAGTCGACGAGGTAATACTGACCTTCCCTGGACTCCTTGTACAGGATCTGACAGGACAACAGAGGAGTTACACACACTCTGGAGAAAACACTACCTCAAAACACTTTCCACACACCTGCACTACTAAAAACACTCCACACGCCGTGCAGACCTAGGCTCACCTGGTTCTCTGTGGCGGTGGAGAACTTGCCCACCAGAGGGTTTGTGATGGTGATGGTGTAGTTGAGACTCCTCTTCATGGAGCCTGACGCGTCACTCTGCCACGGGGCGAGGATGGCATCTGACGACAATCACACGTAGgtgaacacaaaacacatttCTACTACTTCATTTGGTACCACAGTTAAGCAACGAGATGGGAAGGCCTCAAATATTTCACACACGCACAAAGACATTAGAACAACGCTTGGACAGTCGCATTAAAAAAAATAGCTTGAAGGACTAGTCCGTCTTAAATCAGAGGATAGGACTGTGGCTTATAACAGGGTGGATGGGGAGATGACTCACTGGTGATCTTCCTGGCGTTCATGAATCTTCGTATGAAGTGGGATTCGGTAAAGAGCAGCTCAAACATATTTTCTGCACTGATGTTGAAGACCCTGTTCACATAGAGCCTGCCATGCTGCTGGGACAcacaccccctctcctctacagGGGGGGTAGCAGAATATCAGAGGAATGCCTCTACAAACACATTTAAGATGGCGTCACTAGcatcaaaacaaacaaacactaaAGTAGCATGCATTTAACAAACACATTTGAGGGTCAATAGTACTACCACGCACATGCCTTTTGGGTAGAaccaatgaacacacacacacacagtgggtggTAATTCTCACCTTCCTCTGCACTCTCCGAGCCGCTCTGTTCAGAGAAGCGGTCCAACTTAGAGTTGAGGTCCAGAGAGAGCTCAGAGCGCTTGGAGACCCGCTCCGGGGCAGAGCGGTCCAGGGACGGGTCAGGAGTGTGCCGAGACGAGGTGCTGCAAGCATCATCCTGTAGGACACACACAATGGCAATGTCACTCTTCCCTGGCTATGGAAGCCTTGCTATAAATGCCATCAATGTACTGGTCATTCACTTGCAATACTCATTAGACAATGAAGAGAATATGTGGAGACAATATGACTCTAAGGCGATCACTTGATATCATCCAAGCCTTGTGTGAGAATTTTTCttgaacctttattttgacagggagtcaatgctgagacagAGGTCTCTTTTCCAGATGAGGCCTGTATAGCACCACAATACACATAAATATACAATAAACACATGCAActacacattcatatacacaATAAAATACACAAAAAGCAAAACAATCATaaaaacagacacattcttcagtaaaaaggtccCCTAACAACTGTCTGaaatgccctagaggcaccaattccTCCCATTTTAAACTGTATTGTAGATCATTCCGCACGTAAGGTGCAAGGAAATTAAAGGCTGATTTACCTAATTCTCTAGACACCAAAGGAGTCtacagagttaaccaaccctgtgaacgggtttgATGACTTGTCATTTTAAATGTTAACAGTGATGTTAGATAAGTCGGAAGTTTGTGGAGCagggctttataaacaaaaagagTGTAATGACGTGATCTATGTGACTTCAAAGAGGTGTCGTACTGTGTTCCCTGAGTTGACAGAGCTCTGTCTGAGGGGTGAGGGTAGGTCCTCTCCCTGGGGCGTGGTGAGCTCAAAGGAGCCCCGATCCCCTGGCTGGAGGCGCAGAGTAGATGGCCTCTCCAGCCTCCCAGAGTCCTCTCCACCAGGCATCATGGTCAGGCTGCCACAGACCAGGTGGGTAAACAGGTTGAAGAAATGTGTCAGACAGAGATGTAGGTGAGTGTATGTTGTTCattgtgcagacagacagagacagagagagagagatccaggtGTGTGTGGTCCTCCTCACCTGGTGTGTGTCTGCGTGGTTGATTCGGCTGATGTCTGTAGACTTTCCATCTCTTCATGACTCAGGCCCAGGTCATTACCATAGTGTTGCTTGACCATCTGCCACAGCGCCAAACTAGTCAGTGGCTAGGAGAGAGAGCGGAAGATGGTACACGGCAAACAGTGGCACTTGAATAGAGTTCTGTTATCACGGAAAAGCAACTGCTTTCCTGGTAGTGTCACCCCCAATCAGCTACTTGTAGGCTATAACGTGCGAAAGTTCAATCAAAATAAAAGTTATAAGGATGAATTCCTCTGTCTGGCTTCCTGTAACAAGATAACCATCTTCCACCGGTGTATGAATCTCACACTACCTCCAGTGTCCTAGTTTAAATTCAACAGAACAGCCCTAACCTGCTCCTTACTCAACCACACTGATGTCACAAgagattgaaaaaaaaaaaaacacacgcaTTGTAGACTACAACCTTTGATTGGAATTAAATTATGACCAgccaatttaaaaaataacaattttATAAAGAACTGACAAAAAGATGGCTGCTACCTTGCTCATAGTGAAAATTGTACCCTGTAGCTATTGATAAATACCTACAAAATAGCATGTTTATGGACACCATGATGCGTAATAAGGAAATGTAGATTACTTAAAAAATCTTTTGCGAGATTGTTCAATAGTTGACCACTTATgagtcaaaaatatatatatttcccatgCAACAGAATCTAGTCAAGAAAGCGGCCATATGGAACCACGGTTTCTTTTGCCTAATCCAAACTGCGCACAGCTAATCATAATTTATATCATCACAAAAGGCAATTTAAAAGTTATTTTACTTACTTTGGTTACACCAACACTTTGTAGCTATTTCGATCTTTCCCAACAGTTGTTATGTATACCTGTCTGGTAGCTGGACTGAACTATAACCTGTGCACCGTCACAAAGCAATCAGGAAGTTAGGCGCTTAGCCCTACAATAGGAACAAGAGCGCTC
This window contains:
- the LOC121549826 gene encoding protein Aster-C-like isoform X1, which produces MVKQHYGNDLGLSHEEMESLQTSAESTTQTHTSLTMMPGGEDSGRLERPSTLRLQPGDRGSFELTTPQGEDLPSPLRQSSVNSGNTDDACSTSSRHTPDPSLDRSAPERVSKRSELSLDLNSKLDRFSEQSGSESAEEEERGCVSQQHGRLYVNRVFNISAENMFELLFTESHFIRRFMNARKITNAILAPWQSDASGSMKRSLNYTITITNPLVGKFSTATENQILYKESREGQYYLVDSEVYTHDVPYHDYFYTQNRYCIIRHSKRKCRLRVYTDVKYKKQPWGLVKSFITKNSWSGLEDYFRHLESELMEEEVELNQGGGDPGKMMGGLRHWRRRTFSRTLHDHLKPSKQYEPDLDTHREGNTDPIEMNGPHRWNISTIVAGMSVILLILTVLNLGLFFKLWAMEDVATRMYLSTKQRLRERTERSFAPDFFPGPAPQYRTREETLLLKAVLQDSINLLEQLRRSLSLLQQKFVTNRTAILQ
- the LOC121549826 gene encoding protein Aster-C-like isoform X2; the encoded protein is MVKQHYGNDLGLSHEEMESLQTSAESTTQTHTSLTMMPGGEDSGRLERPSTLRLQPGDRGSFELTTPQGEDLPSPLRQSSVNSGNTDDACSTSSRHTPDPSLDRSAPERVSKRSELSLDLNSKLDRFSEQSGSESAEEEERGCVSQQHGRLYVNRVFNISAENMFELLFTESHFIRRFMNARKITNAILAPWQSDASGSMKRSLNYTITITNPLVGKFSTATENQILYKESREGQYYLVDSEVYTHDVPYHDYFYTQNRYCIIRHSKRKCRLRVYTDVKYKKQPWGLVKSFITKNSWSGLEDYFRHLESELMEEEVELNQGGGDPGKMMGGLRHWRRRTFSRTLHDHLKPSKQYEPDLDTHREGNTDPIEMNGPHRWNISTIVAGMSVILLILTVLNLGLFFKLWAMEDVATRMYLSTKQRLRERTERRTREETLLLKAVLQDSINLLEQLRRSLSLLQQKFVTNRTAILQ